A stretch of DNA from Desulfosarcina ovata subsp. ovata:
GAAGACTTGAGCCCATCGCCTGATTGGTCGCTTTTCGTTACCGGGAACGAAAAGCGACGCCCTGGGACCGGGCCGTTTTGTTTGTGGCTCACAATCCGCCAAATATGATCCACAAACGGGTTTGCCGATCATTCGTTGATGACAAGCCCGGCATTCCCCACGCGCGCGCGGATGCCATGTATACCGGTCTATTCGGTGTTTATGACGAACAGCATTCCCCACGCGCGCGCGGGAGGGGCGGCTTTTTAAGCCTCAGATGCTGATAAAGCTTGGCATTCCCCACGCGCGCGGGAGGGGCGCCATATGGTTGGTCTTAAAATGTCCTCAGGACAAAATAAACCCGAACCAGACGCATTCCCCACGCGCGCGGTAACCAGGGCATTGTCGAAAAAGGTTAACGAAGGTACGGCGGATGGGGATCGGGTGAGTGGTGAGCAGTTAAGGGGGCGTGTCCGCCAAAAAGAATCAGACAGGAATTTATCTGGTCATAATGACCAAATAAAAAATAAACCCGAACCAAAGCCGGCGCCAAAGCACTGGACCTGCTGGTTTCGTTTCCGGTGACGGAACCTTTTAACCCTTTTGTCAGTGGTGGGTATAGCGGTGGGTAATGAAAAAGGGGTTGCAGACCGAAAATCTGTAACCCCTTGTTTTGTTTGGCTCCCCGCGTGCAACCCTCTTCATAACCGTTCTCCATTCGTTCATCTGAGATATTTCCCCTTCAGGTGAAGTTCACAGAAGAGTCCTGCCAGGAGGGAGGAATCCGCATGTCTCGTTTGACGAGCGGAGGGTTATGCCCTCTGCCTTCTGACCGTCAAATTCAGTAATGCTGCAGGTTACATACCGATCCAGCGCTTCATCTGCCGCGCCTTATCCCACAGTCCCAGGTTGGACGCCCAGGCCCTCCATTTTTCGACCTCCAAAGACGTGTAGGCGTTGAAGGAATCCAGTTCGCGCGGCCATGCATCGGGAATGGCAAATCTTCGAGCTGTCCTCTGCGCCGGCTGTGTTCCCACCTCGCAGGGTACCTCTTCCCGTGCGGCTGTCACCATAAAATGGAGGCGGTTCATCACGTTGACCTCGCTTGCCCCTGCATCCATGTCCAGTGAAAGTAGATTCAGATGAGGAAACATATCCCTGAGTTTGTTTTCCATGCCCCGCCCGGTGATGTGGTTGGCAATGCAGCCGAAGGGCTGGAGACAGACGATGTTGCCGATCCCTTCATTGAGCATGGCGATCATTTCAGCCGTAAGAAGCCATCCTTCGCCGAACTGATTGGCCAAACTGACTACCTCGCCGGTTATCGCCGCCAGTTTTCTTATGTCATGAGCCTTTCTGTAAAAACGAAATCCCTGCATAATCCGCTCGATTTGGCCGACATGGTAATTTGAGTATATCTCCAGCAGTCTGTATTTAATACGATCCGCCAAAGAACGTTTAAAAAAGGCCTTTTGGTCGTAGGTCTCATTGATAAAGCGCTGGGCGAAAAAATTCTGTATAGGAGGAAGAACCACTTCCACCCCCTGGCCGGACAACCAGTCGATGATATTTCCGTTGGAGAAGAAGTTATATTTAACGAAGATTTCTCCAACGACTCCGACTCTTGGGACAGTCTTGTCGTTGATCTCAACCCGGTTGAAGTCCGCCACGGCCTTTTTCAGAAGATTGAGAAGATAATAATAATCTGCATTTTCGATGCCTGTCTCCATTTCAAAGAGATATTTTTTATGCAGGTTTTTGGATGTCCCGGGCACCTTTTCCCTGACCATTGTTGATAAATACATCCTGGCCAGGGGATCGGCGAAAATAATTCCCAAGCCCATCCGTTTTATCAGCCCCATTTTATCTATTTTAAACCACGGTTGTGCATTAATTTCCTCATTGGATATAGCGATTATCGGAACCTCATCCAGGCTGGCGGCGGCCAGTCCTTTTCTGATAAGCGACACGTAGGAGGATGCCCGGCATTGACCGCCGGTCTGGGTCATGACGACTGCGGTTTTTTCAGGATCGTACTTGCCTGATTGAAATGCCTTGATAATGTCGCCGGCTACCAGGACAGCGGGGTAGCACATATCATTGTTGACGGTTTTAAGCCCCCATTCAACCGACCCCCTGTCCTGGGGCGGAAGAACTTCAACCCGATGACCGAAGGGCCTGAAAGCCGACGGGACCAGCGGTGAATAGAAGGGTGAAAAATAGGGGGCGATCAGGGTTCTCTTTCCGGCCTTGCCCACAACCGCCCGGCCCGTTTGCATTGTGCCGCCCCCTGCGGCCCTCGTTTTGCCGTTCTTTTCCTTCACCGCTTCCAGCATGGAGCGCAGTCTGATCCTGACGGCACCCAGGTTGGCGATTTCATCCATTTTAATCAAGGTATGAATCTTCCCGCCATAGCGCAGAATTTCTTTGACCTCATCAGCCGAAATCGCATCCGGCCCACAGCCGAAAGAGGTCAACTGAACCATTTGGGTATTCGCCGTGTTCGTTACCCACCATGCCGCTGTGTACAGTCTGTTTGTATAGCTCCATTGGGTCAGGACATTGACATCTTCCAGAGAGACGGTATCTGCATTCAGGGGAAGCGCGGTTTCACTGACGACGTCCACGCCGAGTTCCGTCAATACATCCGGAACACCGTGGTTGACAAGCGGGTCTGCATGGTAGGGTCGGCCGCAGAGGACAACGGTTGTCCGTCCCTCGGCCTCCGACCCGGCCAGCAGCGTTTTCGCCATGGACCTGAGTTCCGTTTTGTAATTCGATTGCGCCTTGACGCCCTTTTCAACACCTTCTGATATCGTCCGGTAATTGATTCCAACCCGCCTGAAAAACAGATAAAGCTGATCCTTCAGTAAACCGAAATCCTTAAAGCTGACAGATGGATTGTCCAGGGGGATTTGGAATTTTTTCTCTGGATTGACAGCACTCTTCAATAAATCGGGATATCCGGTAACCACCGGGCAATTATAACTGTTTAAAGCATCTGCGTATTCTTCTTCCTCATAGACGACGCTCGGATAGAACAGCCTGTCGATGTTTTTCCCGGCAAGATCGAAAATATGCCCATGGGCAAGTTTAGCGGGGAAACAGATGTTTTCCGACATGACAGTGGAAGACCCCTTTTCATATAATTGGAAATTGGACTCGGACGAGAGAACCACCCTGAAGCCGCATGTGGTCAAAAAGGCACACCAAAAGGGAAAGTTTTCATACATGTTCAGGCAGCGGGGAATACCGTAGGTGAGAATCGGTTCGCCTTCGG
This window harbors:
- a CDS encoding acyl-CoA dehydratase activase, whose protein sequence is MTKQADSLYFAGIDIGSTTAKAVILDKEGGMVFSRYCRHQGKTVETTRRIFNDALEKLGDVELDLAVTGSAGMGAAEFFGLPFVQEVVASAHFIEKFFPEARTFIEIGGEDSKIIFFDDNGRPDIRMNGSCAGGTGAFIDQMAVLLDIDVAKLNVLAGKATNIYPIASRCGVFAKTDIQALLSCHVSREDVAASIFHSVALQVITALSRGRDMERKILVGGGPLTFYSNLRKAFANLLNIEHPDDLVIPDHPELLPAMGAAMVRNGKPCRGRIGNFLSMSESGVSRVTNSGTKRLPPLFESNCEFEMWQKRHERNLVPRIDLPAAKGKDLFLGVDSGSTTTKIVLVDEKGKLVLGYYGSNNGDPIQAVKKGLAEFREKFVSAGFHPRIVRTAATGYGESLIRTAFGLDDGLVETMAHYRAARRFEPDVSFILDIGGQDMKAIYIHDNAVAEIQINEACSSGCGSFIETFARSLGYSVQEFAEIACDSESPFDLGTRCTIFMNSKVKQALREGATVGDISAGLAYSVIKNALYKVLKLKDVDVLGNKIVVQGGTFRNPAVLRTLEVLLNKEVIRPDLSELMGAYGAALTALSNHRAHVVAPVAPQQEALKGPDRPAQETGDLSFEKLVMESGFSKKEIRCRGCENQCRVLKLTFSNGNHFYTGNRCERHFSNNPDVQCKGRNLIDDQIRLLFERNTEPEGEPILTYGIPRCLNMYENFPFWCAFLTTCGFRVVLSSESNFQLYEKGSSTVMSENICFPAKLAHGHIFDLAGKNIDRLFYPSVVYEEEEYADALNSYNCPVVTGYPDLLKSAVNPEKKFQIPLDNPSVSFKDFGLLKDQLYLFFRRVGINYRTISEGVEKGVKAQSNYKTELRSMAKTLLAGSEAEGRTTVVLCGRPYHADPLVNHGVPDVLTELGVDVVSETALPLNADTVSLEDVNVLTQWSYTNRLYTAAWWVTNTANTQMVQLTSFGCGPDAISADEVKEILRYGGKIHTLIKMDEIANLGAVRIRLRSMLEAVKEKNGKTRAAGGGTMQTGRAVVGKAGKRTLIAPYFSPFYSPLVPSAFRPFGHRVEVLPPQDRGSVEWGLKTVNNDMCYPAVLVAGDIIKAFQSGKYDPEKTAVVMTQTGGQCRASSYVSLIRKGLAAASLDEVPIIAISNEEINAQPWFKIDKMGLIKRMGLGIIFADPLARMYLSTMVREKVPGTSKNLHKKYLFEMETGIENADYYYLLNLLKKAVADFNRVEINDKTVPRVGVVGEIFVKYNFFSNGNIIDWLSGQGVEVVLPPIQNFFAQRFINETYDQKAFFKRSLADRIKYRLLEIYSNYHVGQIERIMQGFRFYRKAHDIRKLAAITGEVVSLANQFGEGWLLTAEMIAMLNEGIGNIVCLQPFGCIANHITGRGMENKLRDMFPHLNLLSLDMDAGASEVNVMNRLHFMVTAAREEVPCEVGTQPAQRTARRFAIPDAWPRELDSFNAYTSLEVEKWRAWASNLGLWDKARQMKRWIGM